In Artemia franciscana chromosome 8, ASM3288406v1, whole genome shotgun sequence, a genomic segment contains:
- the LOC136030420 gene encoding uncharacterized protein LOC136030420, producing MKKIFQNWFHRFLQKLTSASDINNDLPCCVKTCEKSTEPTDATQIQQIFTDDMPKIVDFEHGNDPKSIENRHNYKKKLCTDFKPIQKMEESNSMYQTFHSNKRREILIYDKPKNPFHIKSTLSKMEYNKLANLTPIIKEVMIGLRNVVYSVSAVICCYKNKVKRSVDSIQRKAVVGMKNIIDRVRAMTSRAKCDDALVPDISHTSSSSCNPVKSLRTSIEMFNDDYCLSETVIGIGRNGEVLLASDRQCNRKKVAVKIVKLEKNVKIRDEISGVVIPREIYWLKKVQNIEGCQKCVASYVDEKNAVIVTEYQENTVDLRRFIYNMLIPFKEQIKRYKISDRWLSECEVMKIFQQEILSECEVLKIFQQIVSIVARLEECGITHGDLRTDNILIDGNFKVTLIDFDASTYMEEKIVEDELRFDNFYPPSELKSHHQRMKEKYNTDNYKFISESDIKIAEEMTRLYGIGPVTTWTLGAILAQLLLIEPEIFWESTDLKALESKISASSISPPVKNLLFMCLSQDPNKRPNTKEILEYLYLNLPYIVNNKTEISNKMESERFSIKMTANSKAKAKFFPARRSCV from the coding sequence atgaaaaaaatcttccaaaattGGTTTCACCGCTTTCTGCAAAAATTAACAAGCGCATCAGACATTAATAACGATTTACCATGTTGTGTAAAAACATGTGAAAAATCGACAGAGCCTACAGATGCTACACAGATACAGCAGATCTTTACAGATGATATGCCTAAGATTGTTGATTTTGAGCATGGAAATGACccaaaatcaattgaaaataggcacaactacaaaaaaaagctttgtaCAGACTTCAAACCCATTCAAAAGATGGAAGAAAGTAATAGCATGTACCAAACTTTCCATTCAAATAAGAGAAGAGAAATACTTATCTATGACAAACCGAAAAATCCTTTTCATATAAAAAGCACACTCAGTAAAATGGAATACAACAAGCTAGCAAACCTTACACCGATAATAAAAGAAGTGATGATTGGACTTCGTAATGTAGTTTACAGTGTTTCAGCTGTAATATGTTGCTACAAGAATAAGGTAAAAAGAAGTGTTGACAGTATTCAGAGAAAGGCAGTGGTaggaatgaaaaatattattgacCGTGTTAGAGCTATGACTTCTCGAGCTAAATGTGACGATGCACTTGTACCCGACATTAGCCATACTTCCAGCAGCAGCTGTAACCCTGTAAAGAGCTTAAGGACAAGTATAGAAATGTTTAATGATGATTACTGCTTGAGTGAGACAGTTATAGGAATAGGACGAAATGGAGAAGTCCTCCTCGCCAGCGACAGGCAAtgcaacagaaaaaaagttgCCGTTAAAATTGTGAAACTAGAAAAGAATGTCAAGATTCGAGATGAAATATCTGGAGTTGTTATCCCAAGAGAAATTTATTGGCTGAAAAAAGTCCAAAATATAGAAGGCTGTCAAAAATGTGTTGCCTCTTATGTTGACGAAAAAAATGCAGTTATTGTTACAGAATACCAAGAAAATACGGTTGATTTACGCAGGTTTATCTATAATATGCTGATCCCCTTCAAAGAACAGATAAAGCGATATAAAATAAGCGATCGCTGGTTGAGTGAATGTGAAGTCATGAAGATATTCCAACAAGAAATATTGAGTGAATGTGAAGTACTTAAAATATTCCAACAAATAGTATCAATAGTTGCAAGATTAGAAGAGTGTGGAATTACTCATGGAGACCTAAGGACAGATAATATACTTATAGATGGCAATTTCAAAGTAACTCTAATTGATTTTGATGCCTCGACCTACATGGAAGAGAAAATAGTGGAAGATGAACTAcgttttgacaatttttatccTCCATCCGAATTGAAAAGCCATCACCaaagaatgaaagaaaaatacaatactgATAATTATAAATTCATTTCAGAAAGTGACATAAAAATCGCGGAAGAAATGACTAGACTCTATGGAATAGGTCCAGTTACAACATGGACTTTGGGAGCAATCTTAGCCCAACTATTACTTATTGAACCAGAAATATTTTGGGAGAGCACAGACTTGAAAGCTTTGGAAAGCAAAATATCTGCATCCTCCATTTCACCACCGGTCAAAAATTTATTGTTCATGTGTCTGAGTCAAGATCCAAACAAAAGGCCGAATACCAAggaaattttggaatatttatatttaaatctaCCATATATcgtaaataataaaacagaaatttcaaacaaaatggaaaGTGAAAGATTTTCCATAAAGATGACTGCAAATTCCAAAGCAAAAGCTAAGTTCTTCCCAGCACGTAGATCTTGCGTGTGA